One window from the genome of Streptomyces sp. NBC_01476 encodes:
- a CDS encoding ABC transporter substrate-binding protein yields the protein MTNTVVRRWAQGVAVLATAALGLTACGSSGGSDSGSGSKTSGANAVQSALAKGGDITVWAWEPTLKQVVADFQTKYPKVHVKLINAGTGNDQYTALQNAVQAGKGVPDVAQIEYYALGQFALGKSVADLSPYGAKSLAKTYSPGPWNSVNVNGGVYGLPMDSGPMALFYNKKVFDKYKIPVPTTWDQYLDDARKLHQADPKAYITSDTGDAGMTTSLIWQAGGKPYTVDGTKVSVDFGSDQGTAAYTKVWQQLVSGHLLSPVTGWTDQWYKGLADGTIATLTTGAWMPANFTSGVAAASGDWRVAPLPQWQAGAQASAENGGSSLAVMQASKNKELAYAFLQYADQGAGVQTRIKGGAFPATTADLNSPAFLNTAFPYFGGQQANKIFSQSAKNVLRGWSYLPFQVYANSIFNDTVGKAYVSATTLTSGLKSWQDASVKYGKQQGFSVS from the coding sequence ATGACGAACACAGTGGTTCGCCGTTGGGCGCAGGGTGTCGCGGTGCTCGCCACCGCCGCCCTCGGGCTGACGGCATGCGGCTCTTCCGGGGGTTCCGACTCCGGCTCGGGCAGCAAGACGTCCGGTGCGAACGCGGTCCAGTCGGCGCTGGCCAAGGGCGGCGACATCACGGTGTGGGCGTGGGAGCCGACCCTCAAGCAGGTTGTCGCCGACTTCCAGACCAAGTACCCCAAGGTCCATGTGAAGTTGATCAACGCCGGTACCGGCAACGACCAGTACACCGCGCTGCAGAACGCCGTACAGGCCGGCAAGGGTGTGCCGGACGTGGCGCAGATCGAGTACTACGCGCTGGGCCAGTTCGCCCTCGGCAAGTCGGTCGCGGACCTCAGCCCGTACGGTGCCAAGAGCCTGGCCAAGACCTACTCGCCCGGTCCGTGGAACTCGGTGAACGTCAACGGCGGTGTCTACGGGCTGCCGATGGACTCCGGCCCGATGGCGCTGTTCTACAACAAGAAGGTCTTCGACAAGTACAAGATCCCGGTGCCCACCACCTGGGACCAGTATCTGGACGACGCCCGCAAGCTGCACCAGGCCGATCCGAAGGCGTACATCACCAGCGACACCGGGGACGCCGGCATGACCACCAGCCTGATATGGCAGGCCGGCGGCAAGCCCTACACGGTCGACGGCACGAAGGTCTCGGTCGACTTCGGCAGCGACCAGGGCACCGCCGCTTACACCAAGGTCTGGCAGCAACTGGTCTCCGGGCACCTGCTGTCCCCCGTGACCGGCTGGACCGACCAGTGGTACAAGGGCCTGGCCGACGGCACCATCGCCACGCTGACCACCGGCGCTTGGATGCCGGCCAACTTCACCTCGGGGGTGGCCGCCGCCTCCGGTGACTGGCGGGTCGCCCCGCTGCCGCAGTGGCAGGCCGGCGCGCAGGCCAGCGCCGAGAACGGCGGCAGTTCGCTCGCGGTGATGCAGGCGAGCAAGAACAAGGAACTCGCGTACGCCTTCCTGCAGTACGCCGACCAGGGCGCCGGTGTGCAGACCCGCATCAAGGGCGGCGCCTTCCCGGCGACGACCGCGGACCTGAACTCCCCCGCGTTCCTGAACACCGCGTTCCCGTACTTCGGCGGCCAGCAGGCCAACAAGATCTTCTCGCAGTCCGCCAAGAACGTGCTGCGCGGCTGGTCCTACCTGCCCTTCCAGGTCTACGCCAACTCGATCTTCAACGACACCGTCGGCAAGGCGTACGTCTCCGCCACAACCCTGACCAGCGGTCTCAAATCCTGGCAGGACGCCTCGGTGAAGTACGGCAAGCAGCAGGGCTTCAGCGTCAGTTGA
- a CDS encoding carbohydrate ABC transporter permease, whose translation MATNVTDGAHTRPPRLRTRPAPRTRRPARRRRTAAGRPRRSVLLTVLTGIVVLYTLVPLAWLFINACKTQPHLLDSFGLWFSGHFALWDNIRETFTYNDHIFVRWLLNTLLYVVVGAGGATLLAVLGGYGLAKFDFAGKRAVFAVVIGAVAVPGAALAVPTFLMFSKMGLTDTPWAVIIPSLISPFGLYLMWVFATEAIPVELLEAARVDGSGELRTFFRISLPLLAPGIVTVLLFTMVATWNNYFLPLIMIKNPDWYPLTLGINSWNAQARTVGGEPVFNLVITGSLLTIVPLIAAFLLLQRYWQSGLAAGSVKE comes from the coding sequence GTGGCCACCAATGTCACCGACGGCGCGCACACCCGGCCGCCCCGGCTCAGGACCCGCCCCGCGCCCCGCACCCGGCGCCCGGCGCGCCGCCGCCGCACCGCCGCCGGCCGGCCGCGTCGCAGCGTCCTGCTGACCGTACTGACCGGCATCGTGGTGCTCTACACCCTGGTGCCGCTGGCCTGGCTCTTCATCAACGCGTGCAAGACGCAGCCCCATCTGCTGGACTCCTTCGGCCTGTGGTTCAGCGGCCACTTCGCGCTGTGGGACAACATCAGGGAGACCTTCACCTACAACGACCACATCTTCGTGCGCTGGTTGCTGAACACACTGCTGTACGTGGTGGTGGGCGCCGGCGGGGCGACCCTCCTGGCGGTGCTGGGCGGCTACGGGCTGGCGAAGTTCGACTTCGCCGGCAAGCGCGCGGTCTTCGCGGTGGTCATCGGCGCGGTCGCCGTCCCCGGCGCGGCACTCGCGGTGCCGACGTTCCTGATGTTCAGCAAGATGGGCCTGACCGACACCCCATGGGCGGTGATCATCCCCTCGCTGATCTCGCCGTTCGGCCTGTACTTGATGTGGGTCTTCGCGACCGAGGCCATCCCCGTCGAACTGCTGGAAGCGGCCCGGGTGGACGGCTCCGGGGAGCTGCGCACCTTCTTCCGGATCAGCCTGCCCCTGCTGGCGCCCGGCATCGTCACGGTGCTGCTCTTCACGATGGTGGCGACCTGGAACAACTACTTCCTGCCACTGATCATGATCAAGAACCCGGACTGGTACCCGCTCACCCTCGGGATCAACTCCTGGAACGCCCAGGCCCGCACCGTCGGCGGTGAGCCGGTCTTCAACCTGGTGATCACCGGGTCGCTGCTGACCATCGTGCCGCTGATCGCGGCCTTCCTGCTGCTCCAGCGCTACTGGCAGTCGGGGCTCGCCGCCGGCAGCGTCAAGGAGTGA
- a CDS encoding carbohydrate ABC transporter permease, with translation MAVISPPSAAGRAAPPRRRGSGRRWIGWGFVGPFLIVFALVFLAPIAYSVYLSLYRDQLIGGNHFVGFDNYQQAFQDHEFWSGTGRVGLFLVVQVPIMLGIALLVALALDSGRLYGRDFFRISIFLPYAVPAVVATLMWGFMYGKQFGLVANIDDHFNVTLPDPLSPHLVLASIGNIVTWEFVGYNMLIFYAALRVIPQSLYEAAEIDGAGQWRIIAAIKIPAIRGALVIATIFSIIGSFQLFNEPSILKSLAPNAITTYFTPNLYTYSLSFAGQQHNYAATVAIVMGVVTMIVAYVVQLRGMRKEV, from the coding sequence ATGGCTGTCATCTCGCCCCCGTCAGCGGCGGGTCGCGCCGCTCCGCCCCGAAGGCGCGGCAGCGGGCGGCGATGGATCGGCTGGGGCTTCGTGGGGCCCTTCCTGATCGTCTTCGCGCTGGTCTTCCTCGCGCCGATCGCGTACTCGGTCTATCTGAGCCTGTACCGGGACCAGTTGATCGGCGGCAACCACTTCGTCGGCTTCGACAACTACCAGCAGGCGTTCCAGGACCACGAGTTCTGGTCCGGTACCGGCCGGGTGGGCCTGTTCCTGGTGGTCCAGGTGCCGATCATGCTGGGCATCGCGCTGCTGGTGGCGCTGGCGCTGGACAGCGGGCGGCTGTACGGCCGGGACTTCTTCCGCATCTCGATCTTCCTGCCCTACGCGGTGCCCGCGGTGGTGGCCACCTTGATGTGGGGCTTCATGTACGGCAAGCAGTTCGGCCTGGTCGCCAACATCGACGACCACTTCAACGTCACCCTGCCCGACCCGCTCTCCCCGCACCTGGTGCTCGCCAGCATCGGCAACATCGTCACCTGGGAGTTCGTCGGCTACAACATGCTGATCTTCTACGCGGCGCTGCGGGTGATCCCGCAGTCGCTCTACGAGGCCGCGGAGATCGACGGCGCGGGACAGTGGCGGATCATCGCGGCGATCAAGATCCCGGCGATCCGCGGTGCGCTGGTCATCGCCACGATCTTCTCGATCATCGGCAGCTTCCAGCTCTTCAACGAGCCCAGCATCCTCAAGTCGCTGGCGCCCAACGCCATTACGACCTACTTCACCCCGAACCTCTACACCTACTCGCTCTCCTTCGCCGGCCAGCAGCACAACTACGCAGCGACGGTCGCGATCGTCATGGGGGTCGTCACGATGATCGTCGCCTACGTCGTCCAGTTGCGCGGCATGCGCAAGGAGGTCTGA
- a CDS encoding LacI family DNA-binding transcriptional regulator, which translates to MARRRRRGASMADVAQLAGVSSQTVSRVSNGHPGVVAGTRERVLAAMKQLGYRPNSAARALKRGEFRTLGVILFTLSTTGNVRTLEAIAASAAQQGYAITLQPVAVPTQTGVRGAFTRLGELAVDGIIVIMEVHLLDAATISLPPHVQVVVVDSDAGDHYSVVDTDQVGGAHLAVRHLLDLGHATVRHLAGPEDSFAAQRRERAWRDALEAAGRTAPPPVRGDWTAESGYRAGLGLAEDPACTAVFAANDQMALGLLRALHERGRRVPHDVSVVGFDDIPEAASFVPPLTTVHQDFAEVGRRCVEGVLRQIAEQAPEPGTVLVPTRLTLRASTAPPAGG; encoded by the coding sequence ATGGCCCGGCGCAGGCGGCGGGGCGCCTCCATGGCCGACGTCGCCCAGCTCGCCGGCGTCTCGTCGCAGACCGTCTCCCGCGTCTCCAACGGGCACCCGGGGGTGGTCGCCGGCACCCGCGAGCGGGTGCTGGCCGCGATGAAGCAGCTCGGCTACCGGCCGAACAGTGCCGCGCGGGCGCTCAAGCGCGGCGAGTTCCGCACGCTGGGCGTCATCTTGTTCACCCTGTCCACCACCGGCAACGTCCGCACGCTGGAAGCGATCGCCGCCAGCGCGGCACAGCAGGGCTACGCGATCACCCTCCAGCCGGTGGCCGTGCCGACCCAGACCGGGGTACGTGGTGCCTTCACCCGGCTCGGTGAACTCGCCGTCGACGGGATCATCGTGATCATGGAGGTGCACCTGCTGGACGCCGCTACGATCTCGCTGCCGCCGCACGTGCAGGTCGTGGTCGTCGACTCCGACGCCGGCGACCACTACAGCGTGGTCGACACCGACCAGGTCGGCGGTGCCCACCTGGCGGTACGTCACCTGCTCGACCTCGGCCACGCCACCGTCCGGCACCTCGCCGGACCCGAGGACTCCTTCGCCGCGCAGCGCCGGGAGCGGGCCTGGCGTGATGCGCTGGAGGCGGCCGGCCGCACCGCCCCGCCGCCGGTCCGCGGCGACTGGACGGCCGAGTCCGGCTACCGGGCGGGGCTGGGGCTGGCCGAAGACCCCGCGTGCACCGCGGTATTCGCCGCCAACGACCAGATGGCGCTGGGACTGCTGCGCGCCCTGCACGAACGCGGGCGCCGGGTGCCGCACGACGTCAGCGTGGTCGGCTTCGACGACATCCCCGAGGCGGCCTCCTTCGTACCGCCGCTGACCACCGTCCACCAGGACTTCGCCGAGGTCGGCCGCCGCTGCGTCGAGGGCGTGCTGCGGCAGATCGCCGAGCAGGCGCCGGAGCCGGGCACGGTGCTGGTGCCGACCAGGCTCACGCTACGGGCCAGCACGGCGCCGCCGGCGGGTGGCTGA
- a CDS encoding LacI family DNA-binding transcriptional regulator, which translates to MADVAQLAGVSAQTVSRVSNGFPGVVESTRQQVLAAMKELGYRPNSAARALKRGEFRTLGVILFNMSTTGNMRTLEAVALSAAQEGYATTLMPVTVPSQDEVRGAFTRLGELAVDGVVLLMEVHLLDAAMVSLPPNAQVVVVDSNAGDRYCVVDTDQAGGARAAVRHLLDLGHETVWHVAGPEGSFSAERRVDTWRSVLTEAGCEVPEPLRGDWSAESGYLAGRQIAADRSCTAVFVANDQMALGVLRALHDGGRRVPEDVSVVGFDDIPEAASFIPPLTTVHQDFPEVGRRCVEGVLRQIRNDTAEKGTTLVPTRLVTRASTAPRAGR; encoded by the coding sequence ATGGCGGATGTGGCACAACTGGCGGGGGTGTCCGCGCAGACGGTCTCCCGCGTGTCGAACGGCTTTCCCGGGGTGGTGGAGTCGACCCGGCAGCAGGTGCTCGCCGCGATGAAGGAACTGGGCTACCGCCCCAACAGCGCGGCCCGCGCGCTGAAGCGCGGTGAATTCCGCACGCTCGGCGTGATCCTCTTCAACATGTCGACCACCGGCAACATGCGCACGCTGGAGGCGGTCGCCCTGTCGGCCGCCCAGGAGGGCTACGCCACCACGCTGATGCCGGTGACCGTCCCGTCGCAGGACGAGGTGCGTGGCGCCTTCACCCGGCTCGGTGAACTCGCCGTCGACGGTGTCGTACTCCTCATGGAGGTGCACCTGCTCGACGCAGCGATGGTGTCGCTGCCGCCGAACGCCCAGGTGGTCGTGGTCGATTCCAACGCCGGAGACCGCTACTGCGTGGTCGACACCGACCAGGCCGGGGGCGCCAGGGCCGCGGTGCGGCACCTGCTCGACCTCGGCCACGAGACCGTCTGGCACGTCGCCGGGCCCGAAGGCTCGTTCTCCGCCGAGCGGCGGGTGGACACCTGGCGCTCGGTGCTCACCGAGGCCGGGTGCGAGGTGCCCGAACCGCTGCGCGGCGACTGGTCGGCGGAGTCCGGCTACCTGGCCGGCCGGCAGATCGCCGCCGACCGCTCCTGCACCGCGGTCTTCGTCGCCAACGACCAGATGGCCCTGGGGGTGCTGCGCGCCCTGCACGACGGCGGGCGCAGGGTCCCGGAGGACGTCAGCGTGGTCGGCTTCGACGACATCCCCGAGGCCGCCTCCTTCATCCCGCCGCTCACCACGGTCCACCAGGACTTCCCGGAAGTCGGGCGGCGCTGCGTGGAAGGGGTGCTGCGGCAGATCCGCAATGACACCGCGGAGAAGGGCACCACTCTCGTTCCGACCCGGCTG